The sequence AGGAGTCAGTACAGGCAACTAAAGGAAACATCTGGTCAATTGTGTTGGCCCAAAGCTACTTCCCAAGGTCCTAGTACAGGCAATCCGTAGGACGGGAACATCTGGTCGCCCTCTTTCCTCTGCCTGCACACTACCTCCACAAAGGAGAGTGGTGGCAAATGGGCCGTGTACCTGAACAGTGCTTCTACTGCCTGGGAGCGCGGGCCAGCAGCCCGCGTACCAGTATGGAGGAAGCGCTACACCGCTCTTGCCGAGGCGAGGTGGGCATGCAGATGTCGCCAGGTGTGCTTGGTCAGCTTCTCGGCGCAGCGTTGCAAACCGTCTGGCAACTTCATCTTTCCCTCGGCGCCCTCCCGCTTAAATAATCTTGCGACTGCGCAATTGCTTGATCTCTTCCGCCGAAATATCGAGCAGCTCACGTAGCACCTCGTAAGTCGCATTGCCCAGTGGTGGGCCGAGGTTGGTAATTCGACCTGGCGTCTCGGATAGGGTCGGAATCACATTCGGCACGACGACCTCACCGATACCTTCGGCTTCGATACGGGCAAAGTTGCCACGGGCCTGGAAATGCTCATCGTTGAACATATCGGCAACACTGTTCAATGGGCCAACCGGCACCTCTTTTTCAAGACAGCGCCGCATCACTTCATCACGGGTCAGTGAACCAACCCATTCGATAGTGATCTGGTTCACGACGTCACGGGCGGCCAGTCGCTTGCGCTGATCGCCGTACATCTCCGGTGCGGCCAGCTCTGGTCGTTCCATCGCCTCGGCCAATCGTTCAAACATCTTATCGGTCGTACAGGCGATAGCAACCCACTTACCATCTTTGGTGCGGAAGTGACCGTGTGGTACGGCAATAAAGCTGCCTGCGCCCTCACGCTCACGAATCTTGCCGAACAGGCCATACGCCGGGGCAATCTCATCGAGGATGCGGAACACCGCCTCGTAGATACCAACATCGATCAACTGTCCCCGGCCGGTCTTCTCGCGGTGACGGAGAGCAATCAGAATCCCAATTGCGCCAAACAGACTGGCGATGTAGTCTCCCAGCGGGGCAGTGCCTGGCAACACAGGCGTTTCGCCGGGGAAGCCGGCCAGGTACGAGAGGCCGCTGAAGGCATGGGCGATATGGGCAAACCCCGAGCGACGCCGGTATGGGCCAGTCTGACCATACCCAGATACGCGCAGCATAATCAGGCCGGGATTGGTCGCCTGCAACACCGGCCAGCTCAGGCCCCACTCTTCCATCGTGCCGGGGCGAAAGTTCTCGATCAGAATGTCTGACTTCGCAACCAGTTTGAGAAAGAGCGCCACTCCTTCTTTCTGCCGCAGATCAATTGTTACCGACTTCCGATTGCGCGCCTCGCTCAGCCAGGCGAGTGTCGCATCGTGACGAGCAGTGGCGGTGCCGAAACGACGCATCGGGTCGCCGCCAATCGGGTGCTCAACCTTGAGCACTTCGGCGCCGAACTCACCCAGAATTGATGCCGCATACGGGCCGGCCAGGAAATTGCCAACGTCGATTACCCGAATCCCACTGAGCGGCAACCGCTCTTGACCGGGTATCG comes from Chloroflexus sp. Y-396-1 and encodes:
- a CDS encoding CaiB/BaiF CoA-transferase family protein, coding for MPKGSRLNRSADQTTETPTADSTILTTPRPDSGDAQADSDHPSPVRDPQPLPIPGQERLPLSGIRVIDVGNFLAGPYAASILGEFGAEVLKVEHPIGGDPMRRFGTATARHDATLAWLSEARNRKSVTIDLRQKEGVALFLKLVAKSDILIENFRPGTMEEWGLSWPVLQATNPGLIMLRVSGYGQTGPYRRRSGFAHIAHAFSGLSYLAGFPGETPVLPGTAPLGDYIASLFGAIGILIALRHREKTGRGQLIDVGIYEAVFRILDEIAPAYGLFGKIREREGAGSFIAVPHGHFRTKDGKWVAIACTTDKMFERLAEAMERPELAAPEMYGDQRKRLAARDVVNQITIEWVGSLTRDEVMRRCLEKEVPVGPLNSVADMFNDEHFQARGNFARIEAEGIGEVVVPNVIPTLSETPGRITNLGPPLGNATYEVLRELLDISAEEIKQLRSRKII